The following DNA comes from Elusimicrobiaceae bacterium.
AAAAATATCCTCTTCACTGATCCGCAAAACATTAGCATCAGGCGACATTTCCACCGCAAGCGGACTATTAGGCCGTCCCTACACCGCAGAGGGAAGAATTATTACCGGACACAAACTTGGACGCCAATTAGGTTTCCCGACTGCTAATTTAGATATTAATTTTTATAAATTATTGCCGCTGGGGGTTTATGCGGTCAAGGTTAAATTAGGCAAAAAAATATATCGCGGAGTGTGTAATATCGGTTTTCGCCCGACCGTTAATACCCTTGCCACTCCTCTGACCGAAGTACATATTTTAGATTTTAATCAATCTATTTATGGTCGCCGCTTGGAAATCACATTTATAGACAAAATCCGCGGCGAAGTAAAATTTGACGGATTAGAAGCCCTCAAAGCTCAATTAACCCGCGACAAACAAGCCGCCCAATCACTAATTCCGGACGCCTTATTAAACGCCACGTATTAAGATCCTTTCTTCTCAGCGGCTTCTACCTGCGGTTTGTATAAAACATCATAATAACTACGATTATCTTGCGGTTCTGTAGCTGCTGCCGAATAGTCCGTATAAGTGGTGGGTACGTGAATAGTAGAAATTCCTTCCACCCGTCGGATTAGATTATTACCGGAATCGGTAATATACAACATATCCCGCGGCGTAATGGTTATCCCGCTGGGATAGGCCAGCTTGGCATCCCAAGCATTTATATCTTCCCCATTATAACCGCGCCGGCCGTTACCGACTACCGTTTCAATGCGGGTTTGTCTGCGTTCAAAATCAATGCTAATACGGCGGATACGTTGATTGTCTGTATCGGACACATAAATACGTCCTTTACTGTCCATGGCCAGTCCTGTCGGATGATTAAATCGAGCATCTACACTCCGGCCGGTGTTATCCCCCATATAACCGCGTTTTCCGTCGCCAGCTATTGTAAAAATACGTTGACTGCGGTGTTCTACCACGCGAATTTTATTATTACCGGTATCAGAAATAAATAAATTTCCTTGCTTATCAAATGCAATATCCGTAGGATAGTATAATCGTGCATTGACTGCCAGCCCCGAATCACCGGAATCGCCGGGTTCTCCATTTCCTACCACCGTAATCAGTTTACCGGTATTACGGTCAATTTTACGGATACGGTGGTTATCCGTGTCGGAAATATATAATTCTCCGGCTGGGCTGATTGCCACGGCCGAAGGTCCATTCAAACTGCTGGCAATTGCTTGAGCACCTTCCCCTTCATATCCAGCCCGGCCGTTACCGGCTACCGTGTAAATATAACCGCGCGGAATATGAAAAGAAGCCACTTCTTCGTCAGACATATCATCCGGCGTAGCAATTTGTGCAAATGCCCAACGCTTCATAGGATCATTATCTTGCAAAACCATATCCGGATAATTTTTGAGCGTAATCATCCGAACGCGGTGATGGCCGGCATCAGCTACAAACAAAAAGCCATGTTCTTCGTCTATGGCTAAGCCGGAAGGGCCTCTCAAAGAGGTCATGTCTGCATTGCCGCCATCACTAAAAAAATCAATCCGTCCATTACCGGCAATCGTCTCAATATAGCCACTACGCGCATCTACCCGCCGAATGCGGTGATTATTTGTATCGGCAATATAAATGTTGTGAAAGCGGTCCACGGCTATGCCGGACGGGTTAGCCAAACGTGCACGCAAGGCATCTTCTTTATCACCGGAGAATGCCCGTTTGCCCGGCATACCGGCTATATTTTTAATAAAACCTTTACCGGCTAGCGGCACCGGTTGAGCATGGGATATAGTTAAAAAAGTAGTAATGATTAGTAGTGTAATTAATTTTTTCATATTCGCTCCTTTATAACATCTTAACAAAAAAAATTCCCTATCGCCAAGTTTATCTGTAATTTGTTACAATAGAATAGAAGTCTTAGGCTTTACTTTTCAACACAGAGGAAACAATGATTATACTTTTCTTAAATTGCGGTAGTTCTTCCGTCAAGTATAGCGTGTACGATTGGGATAAAAAACGCAGCTTGGCAGCCGGTGGCGTAGAACGCATCGGTATTGCAGGTTCTTTTATCACACACGAACGCCCGGGTTATCCCCCCTATGAATTAAAACAAGATTGCAAAAATCATAAAGATGCCATCAACTTGGTAATCAATACGTTGACAAGCAAGGAACAAGGTGTCATCGAAAACATTAACATGATTGCCGCGGTAGGCCATCGTATCGTGCATGGCGGTAAATTTACTAAATCTGTAGTAGCTACTAAAGAAGTAGTCGATGAATTGAGAAACATCTCTGACTTAGCTCCTTTACACAATCCTGCCCATATCATGGGTATTGAAGCAGCTCAATCCATTTTACCGGATGTCATGCACGTGTGTATCATGGACACCGCTTTCCATCAAACCATGCCGGATTATGCGTATATGTACGCTTTGCCGAGAGAATGGTACACGGATTATTCCATGCGCCGCTTTGGTGCCCACGGCTCTTCCGTTTTATATTGTTCCCGTCGGGCGGCAGTATTGTTAGGCAAAGAAGTAGATGAAGTCAACAGTATTGTATGCCACATCGGAAATGGGGCCAGTTGTACCGCTGTAAAAAATGGTCAATGTTATGATACCAGCATGGGTCTTACCCCGCTAGAAGGTTTAATTATGGGTACCCGCAGCGGTGATATTGATCCTTCCATTTGTTTCCATATGATGAAGAAACTCAATATGGCGCCGGAAGAAATGTACCGCATTCTAAACCGTGAAAGTGGTGTGAAGGCCATTACGGGCGGACGTTTTGCAGATAGACGCGATATTGTCAATCATGCTCAAGAAGGCGACGAACTATGCAGGTTGGCCATTGCCATGGAAAGCTACCGCATTAAGAAATATATCGGTTCTTACATGGCTGCACTGGGTCACGTAGATGCCATTGTGTTCACGGCCGGCGCCGGAGAAAGAAGCCCGTCTATCCGGGCCAAAGCGTTGGAAGGCCTTGAAAATTACGGCATCCGCATCGATTTAGAGAAAAACAAAGATGCGGTAACCAAAAATGCCGAAAGTTGCATTTCCACGCCGGATTCTAAAGTAAAAGTATTTGTTATTCCGACGGATGAAGAAATTGTAGGTGTGCAAGACATTGTGGCACTCAAAGCCGGAACCTATGACGTATATACCAAATTCCGTTATATTTTCCAGGAAAAAGACTACCGCAACAGCTTGCGTGATGAAGCGTTTATGGAAGAGGTTAAGAAAAAACCGTTCTTGTTAAACGCTGCTGTTAATTTGCCGGAAGGTATGAAGAAGTGATTTTTCCCCCGCGTGTCATTTTGGCCGCGGGGTTTTTTATAAAACCCAATGGAGGAAAAAAATGTTAATTCCCAAAGAAGTAAAGTTTTTTGATTTGTTTGACAAACAGGCTGAAAATTTAGTCATCGCAGCTGATTTGTATAAAAAACTGACTGATGAAAATGCTTTCACCGCCGAAAATGTGCGTGCCATGCATGAAAGAGAACACTATGGAGATGAATTGGCTCACACCATTCTCAACACGTTGAACGAAACTTTCATTACTCCTTTCGACCGTGAAGATATCATGGCTTTGGCCAATCATATGGATGATATTGTAGACGGTATTTACATGATTACCAATCGGTTTGCCTTGTACAAAATCAAACAACCGTCCGAAGCCTTCAAAAAGTTGGCCGATATCTTGGCTCGTTCTACCAAAGCATTACAAAAAGCGGTCGGCGCGCTACGCAACAAAAAACTGATGAAAGAAACCTTGGTGCAATGCGTAGAAATCAACCGCTTGGAAAACGAAGCTGACGTCGTACGCGATGAAGCTATTTCCGATTTGTTTGAAAATGAAAAAGATCCTATTATGATCATCAAACAAAAAGAATTGTATGAAGAAGCGGAAAATGTGGCCGATTATTGCGAACATACGGCTAATGTTGTAGAGTCTATTTTAGTGAAGAACAACTAATATGACTTGGATTATTTTTCTGGTTGTACTAGCGTTGTTTTTTGACTACTTAAACGGATTTCACGACGCGGCAAACTCCGTCTCTACCGTTATCTCTACGCGGGTACTTTCGCCTCGTATTGCGGTCATTTGGGCGGCGTTTTTCAACTTCATCGCGTTTCTGGTGTTTCACACCGGGGTCGCCATGACCGTCGGAAGCGGTATCGTAGATATTAATATCGTAGATACCAACCTCGTCTTTGGTGCGCTGTGTGGCGCGTGTGCGTGGAATTTAATCACGTGGTGGTTCGGACTTCCCTCCAGTTCTTCTCACGCCTTAATCGGCGGACTAATTGGGGCGGGGCTGATGAAGGCCGGCGTCAAAGCGCTGGTGGCCAGCGGTATTTTTAAGACGATTTTGTTCATCTTTGTTTCTCCGTTACTGGGTTTCCTGCTTGCAGGATTTATCGGCACGGTGGTATTTAATGCATTTCGCCGCGTTAACCCTTACAAAGTAGACAAAATCTTCCGCAAATTGGAGCTGCTCTCCGCCTCCGCTTACAGTTTATCCTACGGCGGTAACGATGCCCAAAAAACAATGGGTATTATCAGCATGTTACTCTTAGGCGGTGTAGCCAGTGCGCAAGCGGCGCCTATTCGTGACTTTTTACTTTCGTATGAAGAACTGCAAAAAGTATCCCAAGGGGAATTTATTATTCCACTTAGTGTGGTGCTTTTGTGTCAAGGCGCAATTGCTTTAGGAACGCTTTCCGGCGGATGGCGTATTGTGAAAACAATGGGGCAAAAGATTACCCGTTTACGCCCGGTAGATGCTTTCTGCGCAGAATCCGGCTCTGCTATCTCCATTTTGACAGCTTCGTTCCTCGGAGTACCTGTCAGCACCACCCACACCATTACGGGCGCCATTGTAGGCATTGGCTCGTTACGTCGTTTATCCAGCGTGCATTGGAGCGTAGCCAACCGCATTGTATGGGCATGGTTCATTACCATTCCGGCCTCTGCACTTATTGCCGCGGCGGCCTATCAACTGAAAGTCTTAATTTTCAGATAAAAAATATCTTTGATTTTTTCCCCCTGCCTAAAAGCAGGGGGTTTTCTTTTATATATAAGTTCAGGTTTGATATAATACACTTAACTAAAACCAATAGGGAGGATGAGATGTTTAGCAACGTATTTCGCAAGTTAATATTTGTTGGATTGTGTGCCACGTTAGCGTCTTTAAGTTATGCACAATCGTGGCAATTTGTTGGTTCCCGTGCCATGGGTATGGGCGGTGCCGGTGTAGCTACCGCCTATGGTCCCGATGCTCAATACTGGAACCCTGCCGGCTTGGCTCAAGAAGAAGACCTCAATGAAACCGGCCTTTTACTTAATGCAGGGGCCGATATACAAGCCACTAAAGATGTATTGGAAGGCGTACGAGATTTAACCGATATGTCTAAAAAATATAAAAATTTGGCAGCAGCTATTGCCGGAAATGCAGAAGCCAACGCGGAAAATATCAGCACTATCTTTAAAGGACTCAGTGATATTGACAAACTCATTGGTAACGGTGCCGGTGCTTTGGTAAATGCTAATGCCGGGTTAGGCTTTAAAATGAAAAACTTTGCAGTTAGTGCCCGCGCCATCGGTACAGGAGCCGTTACTCCGGTCGTTGATACCAAAAACTTAAAATTTAATACCGGCTCCGGTTTAACCTTAGGGCTCCCCACCCAAACCGCAGGTTATGAAAGTGCTACCGCCCGTTTGGCCCAAGCCATTGATGACAAAGGAGTATTATCTTCCTTAAATACTTTATTAAATCAATCCTACGCTGACAGTACCGAAATGGCCAATGCGCTGATCAATGCGGCTCTTGATAACGGAGCAACTACTGCACAAGTAGAACAAATGGTCAAAACCATAACCGGCAATATCGGTGGAGCCGCCGGCTTAATCAATCAAGCCGCCTCCGCTACCGGAAGCTATGCCCAAAACGAAACCTTGGCCATGGCTGATGCCGCCACATTCGGAGAAGTAGCATTGGGATACGGTACCCGCGTAATCCGAGGATTAAAACTGGGAGCCAACTTGAAAGTTATTGACGGGTATATGGCCCAAAGCGGCGTGATGATTTTATCGGAAGACAAAAAAGTAAAAGATATTTTAGACAAAGCCTATGACAATAAAAAATCCAGCGTTAATTTAGGTGTGGACGTAGGTGCTATGGTCAATTTATCGGAATTACTGGACAAAGAGATTTTGTTAAATCCGCAAATCGGTTTAACTGCTAAAAATCTAAATGGTCCAAAATTTGACCGTCCGGATGCCCCTTCAGATATAGCAGTACCCGTGAAAGCACATTGGAACACGGATAAATACCAACTCAAACCGCAAGTACGCGCGGGCGCGGCCATTAATCCTATCAAAAATATCACGGTGGCGGCCGATATAGACTTGACGGAAAATGATACGCTGATTTCCGGTATTGATTCCCGCCAATTGGCTCTGGGTATGGAAATTAATTTATTCAACCGGCCGAAATTTCATATTCCCCTGCGTGTAGGGTATAACAAAAACATTGCCGAAAGTGATATGTCTGACTTCTTTACAGCAGGTATTGGGCTCAACATGTTGCACTTCTATATAGAGTTGGCCGGAGCTATGAGTTCAGGCTCTACCAACGTGGACGGACATAACATCCCCAATTCTGCGGCGGCGTCCTTGTCTCTTGGTTTCTTATTCTAAGTATTGTGGACACACTTAATGCAAACACCCCCGCTCATTGGAGCGGGGGTGTTTTATAACTCAAAGTGCAGGTAAACAGCACTGATTAAAACCAGCCAAATCGTTTTTTGGGTTTGTTTTCTGACAGTTCAGCCCAAGACAGCGTTCCCAAAATCACTTGTGAAGTATCAACAACAGGAACAAGCACTTGGCCTTGTTGCAGAAGTGTTTTGGCCTCTTCGGCCGGTTTTTCCGGTGAAAGACTACGGCTCTCACTCATGACAGAGCCCGCCACGGCAGTAGGAGCCAAAAACGCCAGTTCCGCCGTACGGATATAACCTTTCAGTTGTCCGTCTTTATTGACAATAAAGCAGGCAGATGGGAATTTCTTACGAGGCCAATTTTTCAATTTCTCTAAAATTTCAGCCACCTTTGTTTCCGTCTTAAACGAAATAAATTCCCGCTTCATGTAAGCTCCGGCACTTTCTGCAGGCCACTCTGTTGCATTCGAAAAAGCCTGTAACAAATTGGATTCTAGCAAGGCTTTCATTTTGGCTTGTTGCGGTACTGAAAAGGCATGATAAATAGCCGCCGCTTGCGGCAAAGGCAAGCGTGAGAGAATATAAGCCGTCTGACGGGAAGGAAAACGCCGCAAAATGGCTGCCGCTTTTACGCCGTCCATTTCACGCATACACACCACTACCTGCTCGGCTTTAAGCGGTTTTAGAAGAAGTACCGCTTCGTGCGTAGCTAGTGTTTGCAAGGCAAGCGCCGCCGCCGCAGGAGCGGTAGTAATAAACTTCTCCGTTACCCACGCAGTTAGATGGCTTGCATTGAATTCTTTTCCTTGCATCATAAATTCCTCTGGCAAAAGTAGCTGTTTTTATTATAATAAATATAGAAGGGGCTGTGCTGGCGGTAAGTTTTCTGTAGAGGAGAAACTTATGTTTTTCAATAAACCCATTCACGAAATTACTTTTGAAGATGTAGTCGCTTTCTGTAAACGCCAAATTCCGGAAGGAAAACAACTGGACTACAAATACCTCTTGCCTAAGAATAAGGAAAAGTTTGCCAAAGTAATTGCCTCTTTTGCCAATGCCATGGGCGGCACGGTTATCATCGGTGTCAATGATGATAAAAATGACAAACCCTGCCCCCCCTTTACCGGTATTGCCTACCATGAAAAAATACGCAATACCATTGAAGATATTATTCAGGTCTATATTGATCCGGTAGTGTTTGTGGATGTAAACATTTGTGTTAGTAAAGACGGACAACGTATGTTCGTGGTGGTAGATATTCCGCAAAGCAATTTAACCCCTCACTTGGTGGGTAAACTCAAACGGGCTTATATTCGTACCGGCCAAAGCAGTCGGCCGGAAATGATTGTACACCCCAGTCGCTTACCTTGGTTACTCGATCACCGTAAAAAGTCCGAACGTTTGCGCCACATTTTGTATGACAAAGCAGAAAGTCATTTTGACAATTACTTAAAAAATCACAATCTCAATCCGTCTACGATGAGCGTAGCTTCCTTGTCTTTACTGCCGCTCTATCCGCAAGAACCTTTGCTAAATTATCGGCAACTTCCGGCATTGATTACGCATTGTCTGCAAGCACCTCCGGAAAAAATATCCTTAAAAGTATTGCCCGTGCAGGACGGAGCAGTGGTGGCAGCAGGCGGTATCTCTCGCAAAACGATTGAGTTTAATGCGTATGGTTTGTTAATGTCTAAATGGAATTTTGCCCAAGAAACTCTACAAGACGGAAAGCCCGTACAAACAGTTCCCTTCACGGAACTGGCGCGCAATATCGTGCTATTCTTTGATTATGCCTTGCGGTTCTTTGACAAAATATCCTTTGGCGGGCCTTTGACTTTTCGCCTCAAATTAAGTCATACCCGATCCTTACAGGTTCGCTTAAATACTCATAAAGCCACCGTACTGGAAGATTATGTGCGCTTGGATGAAGATTATAATTTGCCGCAGTTATCTTCTAAGTTACACGAAATTTTGTACCATATCTTACAAACATGCGCATGGTCTTTAGGACTACAAATCACCGAAAAAGAAATTAAAACACTGATTGAAGCATGTATTCAGGAGCAGCGTCATGTATAAAAATAAATCCGGATTTTCATTAATAGAAATGATGATTGTCTCTGTAATTATCCTTCTGCTGACAATGGCCGCTATTCCATATTATCAAAATGCCATAGAAGCCACTTATATGACAGAAGGCACGCTGCTTTGGAATTATGTGCGCCGTTATGGCGAAGGGCAGGATTTGACTTTCAAGAAAAACCGTATGGCCAATGAGCTCAATGCCAATCGGAGATTCAAACATTTCAACGTCACTATTAACTGTCAAGTTCCACCCGAAGAAGAAAAGGAAGAGGCGGAAAATAAAAAAGAAGAAAATGCGCCGGTCCACTCCGGCTTGTGCTGGGAAGCAGACTTTTCTTTGCAGGATCCTAACCAACGCATCCTTTATTATTTAACCACGCAGCACAATTTTTCACAACTACTTTGCGTACCTCTAAATGAGGCCGGAGATTCATTCTGCCAATCACAGGCCGAAAAAGAACATCGCCAATCTATTCCCTTTCTAGAGAAAGAAGCATATATTCTGCATAATTAAAATGTTGTAAATTTGCTATGATGTAAGTATGCAAAAAACAGTAAAAGTAGGATCTATCTGTATTTCTAATACTCTCCCGCTGGTATTTATGGCGGGCACTTGTGTCATTGAAAGCGAAAAACATTATCTAAATACTATCAAAACATTAGCGAAAATTATCGCAAAAACGGGGCACCCGTATATTTTAAAGGCCTCTTTTGACAAAGCCAACCGCACCTCTCTCACGGCATACCGCGGCCCCGGCCTTACCAAAGGATTGGAAATTTTAAAGAAAGCAAAAAAATTAACCGGTCTTCCGCTGGTAGTTGATGTACATGAGCCCTGGCAGGCGGAAGAAGTGGCTACGGTAGCAGATATGTTGCAAATACCGGCCTTTTTATGCCGTCAAACCGATTTAGTCTTGGCCTGCGCCGCCACGGGAAAAGCCGTCAACGTGAAAAAGGGTCAATTTTTAGCCCCGGGCGCTATGGAACAGATCATCAAAAAGATAGAATCCCAAGGAAATAAAAACATTTTACTGACCGAACGCGGTGCCAGCTTTGGCTACGGAGATTTAATCGTCGATATGCGTTCTTTGCAGATTATGAAACAATTTGGCTATCCTGTCATTTTTGATGCCACTCATTCCGTTCAAAAACCGGGAGCTTTAGGAACGGCTACCGGCGGGAACAGTGCTTTGGCGCCTGTACTGGCAAAAGCGGCCACCGCCTTAGGCATTGCAGGGGTGTTCTTTGAGGCTCATCCCAAACCGCAGGAAGCGTTATCCGATGGCCCCAATTCCCTGAACATGAAACAAGTGACCCAAATGACCGCCCAATTGGCGCAGTTGGACCAATTAGTCAAAAAGTGGAAATAATTTATTTATGAATACCCGGCCCTTTATTCCTACGTGGAAATGGCATATAAAAATGTTAGCTGTATTCGCTTTTTTGTGTACAGCGGCGTTCTTTATATTCTCTTGGGCTCAACATCAACTTCCACAATCTTATAGAACTCAAACGGCTATTGCGCAAACCACTCCGTGGTTACATACAGAGGATACTCCATGAAATTAAACGAAAAAGAAATTACAAGAATTGCCCGCAAAGTGCTTGATATTGAGCACAAAGCATTAGAATTATCCCGCCGCAGTATTGATGCCGGATTTTTAGCCGCGGTAAAAGCGTGCGCCCAAACTAAAGGACGTGTTGTAATTTTGGGCATTGGGAAAAGCGGTCTTATCGGACGGAAAATAGCGGCCACCTTAGCCTCTACGGGCACCCCCTCCTTTTTTGTTCATCCGGTAGAAGCATTACACGGAGATTTGGGAATGATTACGAACGGAGATGTTATTATAGCCATTTCTTTTTCCGGACAAACCGAAGAAATTAATAAAATCCTCCCCTCTCTATCCCGCCGCAAACTTACGATTATCGCCATGACGGGGAACCCTCATTCCAGACTATCTCAAATGGCAGATATCCATGTGCAAATTCATATTGACCAAGAGGCCTGTCCTTATAACCTAGCGCCTACAGCCTCTACTACCGCTACACTGGCGGTGGGTGATGCTTTGGCAGTATGTTTGATGAAAATAAAACATTTTGAAAAAACAGATTTTGCACTTTTTCATCCGGGCGGCTCTTTGGGCAAATTGCTTACCCAACACGTCAGCGATTTGATGCGCAAAGGGAAAAATAATCCTACTATCGGAGAAAAAGCCACCGTAAAAGATGCCCTGTTAGTAATGACACAAAGCAATGCCGCCGGTGCAACGAGCATTATAGATAAGAAAGGCAAACTACTGGGTTACTTTACGGATGGAGATTTACGTCGGGAGCTCCAACACGGAGAAGAGGTCTTACACAAAAACATTACCCAAGTAATGACCCGCAATCCGTACCATATTTTAGATACCGCTCCGGCTATTGAAGCCGCCAAAATGATTCATGCTACGCACGTAGACAACATCCCGGTGCTCAACAAGCACGGCAAAGTAGTGGGAATCATTGACGAAAAAGATTTAATTGAATTTATTGCCTTATTGGATAAAAAAGCATGAATAAAATCATCCTGATCACTTTACTGGCTTGTACATTAACAGCTTGTAGCTCAGAGAAGTCGTTTTCCCCTGAGGAAGAGGACGTGCAAAAAGCCAACCAAGTGGTCATTTTTGAGTCTAAAGATAGCCAAAATAAGTGGATTTTACAGGCGGCCGAGGTGGATTTTGAAGATATGGAGCATGCCGTGCTGACCCATCCTCACCTGTTGCTGCGGGAACAAGGAATGGATAGTGCCGAAGTAACCGGCAAACGCGGTCTGCTCAATTATTCCAAAAAATTAGTCGCCATTGATGGGGATGCACGGGTACACTCCTTTAAGCAAAAGGCCACCTTGACCACGGACCGCTTTTTTTACGACGTAGATAAGGACCGCATTTGGTCGGATAAAAAAACCATCGTTATACGCGGCAATACTAAAATGACAGCACAAAAAGGAATCGAAACCGATTCCAAACTGCGCAAAATTGAATTCAAAGAGCAAATTACCCAACTGCCGGATAACCCCGACGAATTAAGAGAGGCCGTGCAATGAGATATTTGCTTGTACTGATCGGGAGTGGATTACTAATCAGCGGATGTTTTTCGCTTACTGACAAAAAACCGTCTGTTACTCCCGTCATGGATTCTCCATTGCAAATCGCGGCCGCGCCTGCAAAACCTGTTAAAAAAACGACTAGCCAAACTTTACCGAAAACGTTGGGTGGAGTACTGCAAAGCGACAGCTGGATTGTTTATCAGGAGAAACAAGAAGAAGAATTTAAGGGAAATGTATCTTACCAAAGCGATGTTTATCAATTTAAAGCGGACTATGCTTTGTCCCAAAGAGCGCAAAATCTTTTTACCGCCAAAGGAAATGTCTTCTTACATAAAAAAGATCCGGACGGTTCTTGGTATGAATTACATGCCGATCAAGCCGTATATAATTACAAAACTGGCAAGGGATATGCAATTTCCTCTTCCACTAAACCGGTACAATTAGTCTATCACACCCGGCAAGGAGATACCATCCGCGCGCATGCCAACCGGGCCGATTTTGATACTCAAAACAAAATCTATCAATTAATGGGATCGGCGGTGATCGTTCGTACCGATCCGCAAGGAGAAAAAACCACCTTAAAAGCCCGTAAAATTTTGGCAAAACAAGCCACACAATATGCTCTTTTGCAAGGGAATGCACAGGCGTTTAATGACCAATATCGTTTGCAAGCAGACCAAATTGAATATGATGGGCAAACCCAAACAGCAACGGCGTCCGGACAGCGCGCCCTTGCTAACGGCACCACAGAAAACGGTACATTTGCTATAATAGCAGACGAAGTGATTGCCCAAACGGACACCCGCCGAATCCATTTAGAAGGCAATGTACAAGGGTGGCTACTGTCTGACCAATTAAACGAATTGGAAAAAAACAAAGGCCGTAAATAATAAGGATTTATATGCAACTACGCAGCGAAAATGTAATCAAAGTATATAAAGACCGCATGGTGGTAAAAGGCGTAGATATCCATGTAAAGTCTGGAGAAATTGTGGGCTTGTTAGGCCCCAATGGTGCCGGCAAAACAACCACTTTTTACATGATGGTTGGTTTTATTCGACCGACTAAAGGAAGAGTATTTATTGATGACCAAGAAGTCACTCCCCTTCCCATGTACGAACGGGCCAGACACGGACTGGGATATCTGGCGCAAGAACCCACTATTTTTAAGGGCTTAACAGTGGAAGAAAATTTGCTGGCTGTGCTAGAGCGTATTTCAGACGATAAAAAAGCCCAAAAAAATCGCGTAGACGAATTACTGGAAGAATTTGGACTTACTAAATTGGCCCGCCAAAAAGCATGGACTTTATCCGGCGGTGAAAAACGCCGTATGGAAATTGCCCGCTGTATGATTAGTAACCCGCAAATTATTTTGTTAGATGAACCGTTTGTAGGAATTGACCCCATTACAGTATCGGATTTGCGTCAGATGATTTTTAAACTAAAAGACAAAGGAATCGGTGTATTGATTACAGACCATAACGTACGTGAGACTTTGCCTTTGACGGAGCGAGCTTATTTGATTTACGACGGTAAAATTTTGGTGGAAGGAAATCAAGATACTTTGATTAATGACCCCAATGCCCGCCGCTTATATTTAGGAGAAGATTTCAAGATGTAAAAAATCATTCGACATAAAAAACCCCGTCCATACAAGACGGGGTTTTTTACTGTCAAAATTACTATTTACGTTGAGTGGCTTTTGAGGCTTTCTTATTTTCTTTATTCAATT
Coding sequences within:
- a CDS encoding magnesium transporter, with the translated sequence MMQGKEFNASHLTAWVTEKFITTAPAAAALALQTLATHEAVLLLKPLKAEQVVVCMREMDGVKAAAILRRFPSRQTAYILSRLPLPQAAAIYHAFSVPQQAKMKALLESNLLQAFSNATEWPAESAGAYMKREFISFKTETKVAEILEKLKNWPRKKFPSACFIVNKDGQLKGYIRTAELAFLAPTAVAGSVMSESRSLSPEKPAEEAKTLLQQGQVLVPVVDTSQVILGTLSWAELSENKPKKRFGWF
- the ribF gene encoding riboflavin biosynthesis protein RibF — encoded protein: MRAKHIITIGTFDGVHWGHRALFNRLEQAAIRYQLKPLVLYFPYPPKTFLSDAPAMTVLSTPPEKKSLLKKYLSGITCEELNFQLYREYSPEQFFKKVLLEKYHCAALLAGPDFAFGKNRQGNDTWLAHKCEQAGINFEIMPFYDGPHGEKISSSLIRKTLASGDISTASGLLGRPYTAEGRIITGHKLGRQLGFPTANLDINFYKLLPLGVYAVKVKLGKKIYRGVCNIGFRPTVNTLATPLTEVHILDFNQSIYGRRLEITFIDKIRGEVKFDGLEALKAQLTRDKQAAQSLIPDALLNATY
- a CDS encoding DUF47 domain-containing protein is translated as MLIPKEVKFFDLFDKQAENLVIAADLYKKLTDENAFTAENVRAMHEREHYGDELAHTILNTLNETFITPFDREDIMALANHMDDIVDGIYMITNRFALYKIKQPSEAFKKLADILARSTKALQKAVGALRNKKLMKETLVQCVEINRLENEADVVRDEAISDLFENEKDPIMIIKQKELYEEAENVADYCEHTANVVESILVKNN
- a CDS encoding acetate kinase; the encoded protein is MIILFLNCGSSSVKYSVYDWDKKRSLAAGGVERIGIAGSFITHERPGYPPYELKQDCKNHKDAINLVINTLTSKEQGVIENINMIAAVGHRIVHGGKFTKSVVATKEVVDELRNISDLAPLHNPAHIMGIEAAQSILPDVMHVCIMDTAFHQTMPDYAYMYALPREWYTDYSMRRFGAHGSSVLYCSRRAAVLLGKEVDEVNSIVCHIGNGASCTAVKNGQCYDTSMGLTPLEGLIMGTRSGDIDPSICFHMMKKLNMAPEEMYRILNRESGVKAITGGRFADRRDIVNHAQEGDELCRLAIAMESYRIKKYIGSYMAALGHVDAIVFTAGAGERSPSIRAKALEGLENYGIRIDLEKNKDAVTKNAESCISTPDSKVKVFVIPTDEEIVGVQDIVALKAGTYDVYTKFRYIFQEKDYRNSLRDEAFMEEVKKKPFLLNAAVNLPEGMKK
- a CDS encoding inorganic phosphate transporter, producing the protein MTWIIFLVVLALFFDYLNGFHDAANSVSTVISTRVLSPRIAVIWAAFFNFIAFLVFHTGVAMTVGSGIVDINIVDTNLVFGALCGACAWNLITWWFGLPSSSSHALIGGLIGAGLMKAGVKALVASGIFKTILFIFVSPLLGFLLAGFIGTVVFNAFRRVNPYKVDKIFRKLELLSASAYSLSYGGNDAQKTMGIISMLLLGGVASAQAAPIRDFLLSYEELQKVSQGEFIIPLSVVLLCQGAIALGTLSGGWRIVKTMGQKITRLRPVDAFCAESGSAISILTASFLGVPVSTTHTITGAIVGIGSLRRLSSVHWSVANRIVWAWFITIPASALIAAAAYQLKVLIFR
- the traF gene encoding conjugal transfer protein TraF; the encoded protein is MFSNVFRKLIFVGLCATLASLSYAQSWQFVGSRAMGMGGAGVATAYGPDAQYWNPAGLAQEEDLNETGLLLNAGADIQATKDVLEGVRDLTDMSKKYKNLAAAIAGNAEANAENISTIFKGLSDIDKLIGNGAGALVNANAGLGFKMKNFAVSARAIGTGAVTPVVDTKNLKFNTGSGLTLGLPTQTAGYESATARLAQAIDDKGVLSSLNTLLNQSYADSTEMANALINAALDNGATTAQVEQMVKTITGNIGGAAGLINQAASATGSYAQNETLAMADAATFGEVALGYGTRVIRGLKLGANLKVIDGYMAQSGVMILSEDKKVKDILDKAYDNKKSSVNLGVDVGAMVNLSELLDKEILLNPQIGLTAKNLNGPKFDRPDAPSDIAVPVKAHWNTDKYQLKPQVRAGAAINPIKNITVAADIDLTENDTLISGIDSRQLALGMEINLFNRPKFHIPLRVGYNKNIAESDMSDFFTAGIGLNMLHFYIELAGAMSSGSTNVDGHNIPNSAAASLSLGFLF